In Lycium barbarum isolate Lr01 chromosome 9, ASM1917538v2, whole genome shotgun sequence, the DNA window TCTTGATGTTACATATTCTCATCATTTTCGTGTTGGAATTTTTTTATCCTGTTATTGATTTGCTGCTTCAGGAGCTTAATAATCATTTCGACACTGTTAGTACTGATTTACTTCTTGGTATGGCTTGTTTACATCCAGCTAAGTCATTTGGTAATTTTGATAAGAAAAAGGTAATCAGGTTGGCTGAATATTATCCGAATGAGTTTGATAGCAACAAGCTTCGAGATCTCAGTTGCCTACTTGATAATTTCATAGTGTATGTTCGAGGTTCTGATAAGAGATTTTTCAATATGAAGGGTATTACTGATCTTGCTAAAGTACTGGTTCAATCAGAATTGCACCAGACCTGGCCacttgtttatttgcttatcaAGTTGACTCTTATTCTTCCAGTTGCTACTGCTTCTGTGGAACGAGCTTTCTCATCGATGAAGTACATCAAAAATGAACTCCCCAGCAGTATGAGTGATGAATTTTTAAATGGTTGTTTAGTCTGCTATGTAGAGCGTGGGATATTTGCAACTATAAGTAATGATGCTATTATTCATCATTTTCAGAAAATGAAAAGTCGTCGAGCgcagttgtgatttgtgactgcAAGTCTTTTTTTTGGATCAGACTTGAgactaagtctttttttttttttgggatcggACTTGTAACTTCTGACTAgaagtctcttttttttttatcagaCTTGAgactaagtcttttttttttggatcggACTTGTGACTACTGACTAGAAGTCTTTCTTTTGTATGAAACTTGTGATTAAAAGCCTCTTTTGGTAATGATAATATTAGTTGCAATTTTCCTTTAGTGTTGCATTCAAATAGTTGTGCATTTATATTATGTCATCGTTAGCAACTCATGTTAAAGAAAATGAGGCACCCACGACCCTGAAATTCTGGGTCCGCCTCtgcatgaatattgtttgattttttaatacggggtgcacttttttttgacattattaatttgcactatttttatgcatattgctacgaatacgcacgtggcaatgaatccatcattattgatttaatgagatactttgaaaattacatgaatattgtttgattttttaatatggggtgcatttttttttatattattaatttgcactatttttttaatattagttattgtttaatatatatggggcccataatttatttattttacatttgttgttgtttaatatatatgagacccataattttttttatgagcCCATCAAAGGACGACCAAAGTGCCCCAAACTCGTGCTTCTAATAAGTAGGCCCATCAACGGACGACGAAAGTGCCCCAAACTCGTGCTTGTAATAAGTAGTAAAGTAGTACCTTAATGACCACTAACAGAATCAAAggcttaaggggtcgtttggtttaaggactcattagtcccgggattataatttcgggact includes these proteins:
- the LOC132611634 gene encoding uncharacterized protein LOC132611634; translated protein: MACLHPAKSFGNFDKKKVIRLAEYYPNEFDSNKLRDLSCLLDNFIVYVRGSDKRFFNMKGITDLAKVLVQSELHQTWPLVYLLIKLTLILPVATASVERAFSSMKYIKNELPSSMSDEFLNGCLVCYVERGIFATISNDAIIHHFQKMKSRRAQL